The nucleotide sequence CTTGCAGTTGTTGCAGGTGCGGCAGATTCAACTGATGGCGTAAGGCCGCGCGGCAGGCATAGCCAAGCAGATAACTGATTTCGGTACGCCGTCCATTGGCGACGTCCTGGTACATCGACGAATAATTGGCCGCGGTGGCCTGGATCACTCGTTCCACTTCGGTCTGCAGGTCCTGCGCTGCGGCTGGCTGGCCACAGCATTCCAGCAATTGGGTCAACTCGGCGCATAAGGTCGCCACTTCGCACTGATGATCGTGTAGGCCGCCGTTGCGGCAGTGGTGCAGCACGGTCAGGGGATTGATCGCACAGTTGAGTGCGAGTTTTCGCCAGAGACGGGTGAGGATGTCGGCACTCCATTCATGGGGAATACCGGCGGCGTGCAGCTCGTCCAGCCACAGAGGAGGCAACGGATGGTTCGCGTCACCCAGCCAGGTATAACCATGCCCGGCAAACACCACGCGCCCATTGCTTTCGCGAAATGCGCCTTCGGTGCTGGAAGCGAAGATACAGCGTGCGTGGGGCAGTTGTGCGGCGACGGCGTCCTGGCTGCCCAGGCCATTTTGCAGCAGAATCAGTTCTGCATCCGGCGTCAGGCGCTGAGCCAGTTGTGCGATCGCACCTTCTGCATCATAGGCCTTGCACGCTACCAACAGGCGACGAATCGGTTCGCGGCTGTCGGGCGTTTCAGCGATGACTGGATAGGTGTGGGCTTGGCCCTGTTCCACCAGGGTCAGACCGGGGGCTGCAAGGTAGCTTGCCAGACGTGTCTGGTCGCGCAGGATCAGCCTGACCGGCAGGCCGGCGCGTGCCAGGCGTGTGGCCCATAGCGTGCCGAGACTGCCGGCGCCGAGAACGTGCCAAAGAGTTGACATTAGTTATTGCTCCACAAGCCGCTGGGCGAGCCAAGCAGCCCAGCGTAAAGAGTCGTTATAATGCCCGGGCATTTTACCCGCAAGCCAGGCGCGCTCCATCTCTATTGAGTCGCGCCCCTTTTTCCTGGAGAAATTACATGCCGTCGTTCGACGTGGTATCTGAACTGGATAAGCACGAAGTCACCAACGCCGTCGAGAACGCCGTCAAGGAGCTGGACCGTCGTTATGATTTGAAAGGCAAGGGCAGTTTTGAGTTCAAAGAGAAGGATCTGACGGTCAATCTGACTGCGGAAGCTGATTTCCAGTTGGAAGCGATGATCGAGATTCTCAAGCTGGCCCTGGTCAAGCGCAAGATCGATGTGCAGTGCCTTGAGGTCAAGGACGCCTACGCATCCGGCAAGCTGATGAAGCAGGAAGCTGTGCTTAAAGAAGGCATCGACAAGGAGCTGGCGAAAAAGATCGTCGCTCACGTCAAGGATGCCAAGCTCAAGGTCCAGGCCGCGATTCAGGGCGAGCAGGTGCGTATCACCGGCAAGAAACGTGACGATCTGCAAGAGGCCATCGCGGCTCTGCGCGCCAAAACGTTCGACATGCCGCTGCAGTTCAATAACTTTCGCGACTGATTTCTTTGGAACCTGTGGGCGTTTTCGACGTCCGACGCCGCAGAGCCTGCAGAAACGATTGAGCCCTTCGGGGCTCAATTGCTGTGGCGATCTTTATTGCAGCCGCACATCCGGTAATCAGGAGAATATAGATGGATTTGAACGCTGAAGTGGAACACTTGGTCAAGGCTTCCCAGGCCTGGATCCCGATGCTCATGGAATACGGTAGCCGGGTCTTGCTGGCCTTCATCACCCTGGCGATCGGTTGGTGGCTGATCAACAAGCTGACCCATAAAATGGGGCGCTTGCTGGCCATGCGCAATGCGGATCTGGCGTTGCAGGGCTTTGTCACCAAGCTGTCGAATATTGTGCTGAAGATTATGCTGATCATCAGCGTGGCCTCCATGATAGGGGTGGAAACCACCTCGTTTGTCGCCGCGATTGGTGGTGCGACCCTGGCCATTGGCCTTGCGCTGCAAGGTAGCCTGGCGAACTTTGCCGGTGGCGTGCTGATCCTGTTGTTCCGTCCGTTTCGCATCGGTGATTGGATCGAAGCCCAGGGTACGGCGGGTACCGTCGACAGCATCCAGATCTTCCACACGGTGATTCGTACCGGTGATAACAAGACGGTCATTGTGCCCAATGGCATTCTGTCCAACGGCATCATTACCAACACCAACCGCCAGCCAACCCGCAAGGTGATCTTTGATGTGAGCGTGGACTACGAGGCGGATCTGCAAAAAGCCCGTGAAGTCCTGCTTGAATTGGCCAAGGATCCACGCGTTCTGGCTGATCCCGAGCCGGTAGCGGTGATTTCGACGTTGGGTGACAGTTCGATCACAGTGTCCCTGCGGGCGTGGACCAATACGTCGGATTATTGGGATGTGGTGTTCATGCTTAACGAACTGGCCCGTGGCCGATTGAAAACAGCCGGGATTGATATTCCGTTTCCACAGCGGGTTATTCGTGTCGTACAGGAAACTGCTGCCGAGTAGTAGCGAGTATTTGATCAAGCCTGCTCGAATGGTCAGGTTTGATTCATGTTGGCAAACTAGATAGCTAGCTTGCTAGTGTATGGCGCGACATTTCTGAAATAAAACTGTAATAAAAAAGCCGCCCCACTTGTTATCAAGTAGGCGGCTTTTTTGTTAGAGCCGAAACTCTAGTTCATCGCTGTAATTAACGCGTTAATTACAGGATGTTCAGCGGGTATTGCGCGATCAGACGCAGTTCGTCGATCGATGGCGAACCGTAGTACACGCCATCGTTGGAGCGGTAGGTGGCTTGACGCAGGCGCAGGCTGAGGTCTTTGGCCGGACCTGCCTGGATCACGTACTTGGCCTCGATGTCGCGTTCCCACTCTTTACCGTTCGAGGTGGTGGCGGTATTGGCGCCGCTACCGGTGATGTAACGGGTCATGAAGCTCAGGCCCGGTACGCCGAAGGTGGCCATGTTGATGTCGTAGCGCGCCTGGAAGGATTTCTCGCCTTCGGCGTTGAAGTCCGAACGGGCTACCGAGTTGGCCGGGAACACAGTACCGCCGCCGTCTACGCCGCAGCCGTAGTCGCCGTCACCGGTAACCTTCTGAGCTGCCAGGGTGAAGGTGTGCGCGCCGATGGTGTAGGCGCCTTGCAGGCTGAAGGCACGGTTATCAAGTTTGGTGGTGCCATCGTTGTAAGCGCGCTGCAGGCCTTGGCCTTCGCTCTTGGTGTCGTAGATGTTGAAGTCCACGGCGAACGACTGGTCGTCGCTCAGGGCCTGGGTTCAGTTGAGGTTGCTGTAGTACTTGCGGAAGTAATCTTCGGTCTTCGCGTAGTACAGGCTACCGGTGAACTCTGGAGTGAACGAGTAGACACCGCCGACGAAGTCAGTCTTGGTCAGGCCCAGGCTGTCGTGGAAAGTCTGGTTTTGCGACCGGCTTGCGGTGAAGTGACCGCCTTCCAGTTTCAGGCCCTTGATCTCGTTGCTGGTGATCGAGAAACCTTGTGGCAGCTCAGGCAGCAAGCGGCTGTCATCCGATGCGAATACCGGCGCGGTGGTGTACTGGTCGCCGATTTTCAAGACGGTATCGGAGATACGGAACTTGATGGCGCCGCCGCCTTTGGAGTAGTCATCCTGCGAACGACCGTCAGAGCCTTGCGGGAACAGGCCGGTACCGGCGCGACCCTTGCCGCTGTCGAGCTTGACGCCCAGCAGGCCGATTACGTCCACACCGACACCAATAGTGCCTTGGGTAAAGCCCGACTCGTACAGGGCGTGGAAGCCCAGGCCGGACTCTTCGGCACGGCTTTGTGTACCCGCCGGGTTGTTGCGGAAGTCGCGGCTAAAGTACAAGGCGCGGGTGTTGATGCTGAACGTGCTGTCTTCAACAAAGCCCTTGGACTCGTCCTGGGAGGACGCCATTGCGAATTGCGAGGTGCCTGCTGAAACAGCCAGGGCGATCATGCTCCACTTCATCACGCGCATCGTGATTTGCTCCTTTGGTTTAGGAAGAGTACTGCCGTCCCACCTGTATTTTTGTCTGGGCGGCTCTTTCTTTTTGTATCAGCGCAAATTTATAACACGCTGACAGTATTGGCGATACTTGCTCATCTGTCCTTTCAGCTTCTTTACGAAGCTGTCGTAAATTGCTCACTCCGTGTCGCAAATCTACAGTCGGTGTGTAACCAGACTGACAACTTCAACGCTGTGTTTACTAGTCTGAATGTAGGCGAAAGAAGCACCCGGTTCAAAGTTTCAATATGTCCCTGTTCTGCGTTGACTCACTAGTGCTCTTTATCGTGAAACACCCGAGTTCCGTCGGATGTCGTTGTCGACGATGTGGGTGGTTATGCAACAAGCGTGCACAAAGCGGTAACTGAATGTCATTTTTTCGTGAAAAGACTCTCTGGCTTATAAAAACCGCATAAGTACTGGGTTTTTGCGCCGTTTGGTTTGGCCTTGACATGGGACGTTCGCCGGTTTTTGGTGCGGCAAAAAACCACTTTCGTGGAGAAACGTTACCGATTGACCCTGTGGCGTGAGTAGGCGGCGAATGAGCGATGCATGAATTGGTGCATAAATGACTCATTTTGGTGCGCAGGGTCGAGGACTCGAAGGCGGATATGAGTGGCAGGCGGATTGCCCGTGAAGCAGCGCTCATTCGCAGGTATGCTGAGCATCTGAAAAAATTCACTAGCCGAACGGAGTGACTGCGGTGTTCGCCCTGGATCCACGTCTGCAAAATGACACGCTGCCGATTGGGGATTACCCCTTGTGTCGGCTGCTGCTGTGCAACGACTCTAATTACCTCTGGTTGATTCTGGTGCCACGCATCGATGCTGTCAGTGAGGTGTTTCAACTCGATAGCGCCGATCAACAGCGGCTGTGGCAGGAAACCACGGCCTTGGCGCAATTGCTCGATCAGGGCTTTGCTGCTGACAAAATAAACATTGGCGCCTTGGGCAACGTCGTCAGCCAGTTACATGTGCATGTGATTGCGCGCAAGCGCGATGATGCGGCCTGGCCCGCCCCGGTCTGGGGCAAGCATCCCGCCGTGCCTTATGCGCCCGAGCAGGTGACTGCTATTCGTGCACGTCTGCGCGCGCTATTGCCCGCTGATTTCATCTTTACCCAGGATTGAGCCATGGACCTGCAAGATCGCGTGACGGACCTCGAAAGCCGCTTGGCTTTTCAGGACGACACGATAGAGACGTTGAACGACATTCTGGTCACCCAGCAGCGTGCGGTGGAGCGTTTGCAGTTGCAGATGACGGCTCTACTCAAGCGCCAGGAAGAGATGGGTGGGCAGTTCGAGACGTCCGAAGAAGAAGCCCCGCCGCCTCATTATTGAGTGTTCGGGTCAATTTTCAGGCAATAAAAAACCGCGAAGCAGCGTAGGCTGCAACGCGGTTTTTTTACGCCGCAATCAGCGACGCGGCAAGGCCGCGATCACATCTTCAGCTTGCAGGCCTTTATCACGGTTCATCACGGAGAACTCCACGCGCTGGCCTTCCACCAGAACGCGATGACCTTCGCCACGAATAGCCCGGAAGTGGACAAAGATATCGTCGCCCGAGTCCCGGGAAATAAAGCCGAAGCCTTTAGAGGTGTTGAACCACTTGACGGTCCCGGTATCACGGTTGGTCATGTCGTAGTTTTGCGACGCGGCAGCCGGGGATGAGCGGTAGAAGCTGATGGCCAGATGAAGAATGATGGCCACCAGTGCAATCGCCAGGCTGAGCAGGACGGCCGGATGGCCGCCGACTTCAGGCATCGGCGCGAGCAACGTCAGGGTTTGTACGACAACAGCCAGCACCAGCAGGGCGCTGACCAGGTTCTGCAGTTGATGACGCGCGCCTTTGTTCCAGTAAGGAATGACTGGAGCCAGGGTCAGGTTGATAAGGCCAAAAAAGGCCAGGTAAACAGCATCGGGTTGTTGCAGGTAGGGTAGCG is from Pseudomonas mucidolens and encodes:
- a CDS encoding cold-shock protein, which gives rise to MLKIVHLLTGAAALLLSFIPSLKTETLPYLQQPDAVYLAFFGLINLTLAPVIPYWNKGARHQLQNLVSALLVLAVVVQTLTLLAPMPEVGGHPAVLLSLAIALVAIILHLAISFYRSSPAAASQNYDMTNRDTGTVKWFNTSKGFGFISRDSGDDIFVHFRAIRGEGHRVLVEGQRVEFSVMNRDKGLQAEDVIAALPRR
- a CDS encoding mechanosensitive ion channel family protein, translating into MDLNAEVEHLVKASQAWIPMLMEYGSRVLLAFITLAIGWWLINKLTHKMGRLLAMRNADLALQGFVTKLSNIVLKIMLIISVASMIGVETTSFVAAIGGATLAIGLALQGSLANFAGGVLILLFRPFRIGDWIEAQGTAGTVDSIQIFHTVIRTGDNKTVIVPNGILSNGIITNTNRQPTRKVIFDVSVDYEADLQKAREVLLELAKDPRVLADPEPVAVISTLGDSSITVSLRAWTNTSDYWDVVFMLNELARGRLKTAGIDIPFPQRVIRVVQETAAE
- a CDS encoding putative 2-dehydropantoate 2-reductase, yielding MSTLWHVLGAGSLGTLWATRLARAGLPVRLILRDQTRLASYLAAPGLTLVEQGQAHTYPVIAETPDSREPIRRLLVACKAYDAEGAIAQLAQRLTPDAELILLQNGLGSQDAVAAQLPHARCIFASSTEGAFRESNGRVVFAGHGYTWLGDANHPLPPLWLDELHAAGIPHEWSADILTRLWRKLALNCAINPLTVLHHCRNGGLHDHQCEVATLCAELTQLLECCGQPAAAQDLQTEVERVIQATAANYSSMYQDVANGRRTEISYLLGYACRAALRHQLNLPHLQQLQVRLVNHLNAHGLPSD
- a CDS encoding SlyX family protein, encoding MDLQDRVTDLESRLAFQDDTIETLNDILVTQQRAVERLQLQMTALLKRQEEMGGQFETSEEEAPPPHY
- a CDS encoding HIT domain-containing protein, whose product is MFALDPRLQNDTLPIGDYPLCRLLLCNDSNYLWLILVPRIDAVSEVFQLDSADQQRLWQETTALAQLLDQGFAADKINIGALGNVVSQLHVHVIARKRDDAAWPAPVWGKHPAVPYAPEQVTAIRARLRALLPADFIFTQD
- a CDS encoding YajQ family cyclic di-GMP-binding protein yields the protein MPSFDVVSELDKHEVTNAVENAVKELDRRYDLKGKGSFEFKEKDLTVNLTAEADFQLEAMIEILKLALVKRKIDVQCLEVKDAYASGKLMKQEAVLKEGIDKELAKKIVAHVKDAKLKVQAAIQGEQVRITGKKRDDLQEAIAALRAKTFDMPLQFNNFRD